A genomic stretch from Campylobacter lari subsp. concheus includes:
- a CDS encoding YheO-like PAS sensor domain-containing protein — protein MDEQQKELFIKLTQFLGQVLGDQYEIVFHVIAPEGSYIAAIANNHISGRTINSPLTSFASELVQEKEYLNKDFLCDYKAKVGKSKIVTGSTFFIKNQNKIVGILCINHDTTELRNAISKIIELEKINDFSDLLDIHNQNNVNLHNVSNIETLSHSIEDILAENIDLKYLNSGYSLSTEQKDEIIKKLHSKGIFNIKGSIPIVAKSLNISEPSVYRYLQKLKK, from the coding sequence ATGGATGAGCAACAAAAAGAATTATTTATCAAACTTACTCAGTTTTTAGGACAGGTACTTGGCGATCAATATGAAATAGTTTTTCATGTGATTGCGCCTGAAGGTTCATATATTGCAGCCATTGCAAATAACCACATTAGTGGAAGAACAATTAATTCTCCATTAACTTCTTTTGCAAGTGAACTTGTACAAGAAAAAGAGTATTTAAATAAAGATTTTTTATGTGATTATAAAGCAAAGGTTGGAAAGTCTAAGATTGTTACTGGATCAACTTTTTTCATTAAAAATCAAAATAAAATTGTGGGAATTTTATGTATAAATCACGATACCACAGAGCTTAGAAATGCTATTAGTAAAATCATAGAACTTGAAAAAATCAATGATTTTAGTGATTTATTAGATATTCATAATCAAAACAATGTAAATTTACACAATGTGAGTAATATAGAAACACTTAGCCATTCTATAGAAGATATTTTAGCTGAAAACATAGACTTAAAATATTTAAATTCGGGATATAGTTTAAGCACTGAGCAAAAAGATGAGATTATTAAAAAGCTTCATTCGAAAGGAATTTTTAACATTAAAGGAAGCATACCTATAGTTGCTAAATCACTTAATATATCAGAACCTAGCGTCTATAGATATTTACAAAAACTTAAAAAATAA
- the purB gene encoding adenylosuccinate lyase, with translation MGVSVFDMRLLQDSWSTSAMRAIFSEENRIQKWLDVEAALAKAQAKLGIIPNEAAVEIAKKAHYKFMDMDFIFAEFKKTKHPLVPTVRGLEKACENGLGEYVHFGVTTQDIIDTGIVLQFKEAMALIKQDLKDIAKNLAKIAKEHKNTAMMGRTLALQALPITFGHKVAIWLSELNRHYERIIELEKRLYVGLIVGAVGTKASLSDKANEVEKLTLESLGLEVPDISWQPARDRFIELGYVLGNINATFNKIAHQLLILAHNEIDEIAEPFGKGQVGSSTMPHKRNPAVSENAVTVSNALRANIAILSDIERHEHERDGQVWKMEWKLLPEAFLMLSVVLANMKFVFDDLEVKKDKMLKNLDTLNGFVLAERVMFALSDHYGKQHAHEIVYENAMRGIENHKTFKEVLLEDERVSKVLSEKDIDVLMDATTYVGYAPKLVDEFLEKIANAQILK, from the coding sequence ATGGGTGTGAGTGTATTTGATATGAGGTTGCTTCAAGATTCTTGGAGTACCTCTGCAATGAGAGCTATTTTTAGCGAAGAAAATAGAATTCAAAAATGGCTTGATGTAGAAGCTGCCCTAGCAAAAGCTCAAGCAAAACTTGGCATTATCCCTAATGAAGCAGCTGTAGAAATAGCTAAAAAAGCGCATTATAAATTTATGGATATGGATTTTATTTTTGCTGAGTTTAAAAAGACCAAACACCCTTTAGTACCTACTGTACGTGGTTTGGAAAAAGCTTGCGAAAATGGTCTTGGTGAATATGTACATTTTGGTGTAACAACGCAAGATATCATTGATACAGGTATAGTTTTACAATTTAAAGAAGCTATGGCTTTAATCAAGCAAGATTTAAAAGATATAGCTAAAAATTTAGCAAAAATCGCAAAAGAACATAAAAACACTGCAATGATGGGAAGAACTTTAGCTTTACAAGCTTTACCTATAACTTTTGGACATAAAGTTGCAATTTGGCTTAGTGAGCTTAATCGCCACTATGAAAGAATTATTGAACTTGAAAAAAGATTATATGTAGGATTAATCGTAGGTGCAGTGGGAACTAAAGCAAGCTTAAGTGATAAGGCTAATGAAGTAGAAAAACTTACTTTAGAAAGTTTAGGTTTAGAAGTTCCTGATATCTCATGGCAACCAGCAAGAGATCGTTTTATTGAGCTTGGTTATGTTTTAGGCAATATCAATGCAACCTTTAACAAAATAGCACATCAACTTTTAATCTTAGCTCATAATGAAATCGATGAAATTGCTGAGCCTTTTGGAAAAGGTCAAGTGGGAAGCTCTACTATGCCTCATAAAAGAAATCCTGCAGTAAGTGAAAATGCAGTGACTGTAAGTAATGCTTTAAGAGCTAATATTGCAATTTTAAGCGATATAGAAAGACATGAGCATGAAAGAGATGGTCAAGTATGGAAAATGGAATGGAAGCTTTTACCAGAAGCATTTTTAATGCTTTCAGTAGTATTAGCAAATATGAAATTCGTCTTTGATGATTTAGAAGTTAAAAAAGACAAAATGTTAAAAAATCTTGATACGCTTAATGGTTTTGTATTAGCAGAACGCGTGATGTTTGCTTTGAGTGATCATTATGGTAAACAACATGCACATGAAATTGTTTATGAAAATGCTATGAGAGGTATAGAAAATCATAAAACTTTCAAAGAAGTTTTACTTGAAGATGAGCGCGTGAGTAAGGTTTTAAGTGAAAAGGATATTGATGTTTTAATGGATGCTACAACTTATGTAGGTTATGCACCAAAATTAGTTGACGAGTTCTTAGAAAAAATCGCTAATGCACAAATTCTAAAGTAG
- a CDS encoding Rid family detoxifying hydrolase, whose translation MANYPKAIGPYSAYREANGLLFISGQLPINPESGNIESEDVKEQTRQSLLNIKAILEENNLYFNNVVKTTCFLANIDDFVAFNEVYSEFFAAPYPARSAFAVKDLPKGAKVEIEVIAHKG comes from the coding sequence ATGGCAAATTATCCAAAAGCTATAGGACCATATTCAGCTTATAGAGAAGCTAATGGTTTGTTATTTATTTCAGGGCAACTTCCTATTAATCCAGAAAGTGGAAATATAGAAAGTGAAGATGTAAAAGAACAAACAAGACAATCATTGTTAAATATTAAGGCTATATTAGAAGAAAATAATCTTTATTTTAATAATGTAGTTAAAACGACTTGCTTTTTAGCAAATATTGATGATTTTGTGGCTTTCAACGAGGTTTATTCTGAATTTTTCGCAGCTCCATATCCTGCAAGAAGTGCTTTTGCGGTAAAAGATCTTCCTAAGGGTGCTAAAGTGGAGATAGAGGTTATTGCTCATAAAGGATAG
- a CDS encoding FeoA family protein, which yields MTLDALKDNEEAIIVGFEADKQLQSRLFSFGFAKNKKVKKIRSSIANSTIMVELDTTCVILRSSEAKIIQISKEF from the coding sequence ATGACTTTAGATGCATTAAAAGATAATGAAGAAGCTATTATAGTAGGCTTTGAAGCAGATAAACAACTCCAATCAAGACTTTTTAGTTTTGGTTTTGCAAAAAACAAAAAAGTTAAAAAAATTCGCTCTTCTATTGCAAATTCTACTATTATGGTAGAACTTGATACAACTTGCGTGATTTTACGCTCAAGTGAAGCAAAAATAATACAAATTTCAAAAGAGTTTTAA
- the dcuC gene encoding C4-dicarboxylate transporter DcuC translates to MLGLFFAGCSVFLLVFMLYKKINAHMALLLSGLFLLALAGIFGLSPIISEKQSLHLGLFDIFQVVNTKMSSTLAGLGLTLMCIAGFSAYMDHVGASYALFKVFERPLKAVKSPYILLLVSYFVIQFLVLFIPSHAGLALLLMVTMYPILVRSGVSKLSALSIIAICQYIDHGPGSGNVILAAKTAEIDPAVYFVHYQLPTTVPIIIAVGIAIYFCSKYFDKKENFTFNRDDVEKELAEHDGKSEELKKPPRIYAILPIIPLVLILGFSSVLDSIMVLMGFTTMEEVKAASSTAIKMNVPVAMMISTFIAIIFEIIRYRSLIDTLNSIMVFFKGMGHLFVITVSLIVCGQVFASGLLSVGFVDTLIGFAKDAGFGVLAIIIAVSILLAVCAFLMGSGNAAFFSFAPLIPNIAKSFGVDTIAMIAPIQIMTGFGRCVSPIAPAILAISAMAKVNPLQVVKRTAIPMLVAAIVNVIMTYIYL, encoded by the coding sequence ATGTTGGGTTTATTTTTTGCAGGATGTTCTGTATTTTTACTTGTATTTATGCTCTATAAAAAAATCAACGCCCATATGGCGTTGCTTTTAAGTGGTTTATTCTTGCTAGCTTTGGCAGGAATTTTTGGACTTTCTCCTATCATTAGTGAAAAGCAATCTTTACATTTAGGTCTTTTTGATATTTTCCAAGTAGTAAATACCAAAATGTCAAGTACTCTAGCAGGACTTGGACTTACTTTAATGTGTATAGCAGGGTTCTCTGCTTATATGGATCATGTGGGCGCAAGCTATGCTTTATTTAAAGTATTTGAAAGACCTTTAAAGGCGGTAAAATCACCTTATATTTTATTGCTAGTTTCATATTTTGTAATCCAGTTTTTAGTGCTTTTTATACCTTCACATGCAGGTTTAGCACTTTTACTTATGGTTACAATGTATCCTATTTTAGTACGCTCAGGTGTTTCTAAGCTTTCTGCGCTTTCGATTATTGCTATTTGTCAATACATTGACCATGGTCCAGGTAGTGGTAATGTGATTTTAGCTGCAAAAACAGCCGAAATTGATCCTGCGGTATATTTTGTGCATTATCAGCTTCCTACAACTGTACCTATTATCATAGCAGTAGGTATTGCTATTTATTTTTGCTCAAAATATTTTGATAAAAAAGAAAATTTCACATTTAATCGTGATGATGTTGAAAAAGAATTAGCAGAACATGATGGTAAAAGTGAAGAGCTTAAAAAGCCACCTAGAATTTATGCGATTTTACCTATTATACCTTTAGTGTTAATTTTGGGTTTTAGTAGTGTTTTAGATAGCATTATGGTGCTAATGGGATTTACTACTATGGAAGAAGTTAAAGCAGCTTCATCTACTGCTATTAAAATGAATGTACCAGTTGCTATGATGATTTCAACCTTTATTGCAATTATTTTTGAAATCATTCGTTATAGAAGTTTGATTGATACTTTAAATTCTATCATGGTATTTTTTAAAGGTATGGGGCATTTGTTTGTAATCACAGTTTCTTTGATTGTTTGTGGTCAAGTTTTTGCAAGCGGACTTTTATCAGTTGGCTTTGTGGATACTTTAATAGGCTTTGCAAAAGATGCAGGTTTTGGAGTACTTGCTATTATTATAGCAGTTTCTATTTTGCTTGCTGTATGTGCATTTTTAATGGGTTCAGGAAATGCAGCATTTTTCTCTTTTGCACCACTTATCCCAAATATAGCAAAATCTTTTGGTGTTGATACCATAGCTATGATAGCACCTATTCAAATCATGACAGGTTTTGGTAGATGTGTTTCGCCTATTGCGCCTGCTATTTTGGCAATTTCAGCTATGGCTAAAGTAAATCCATTACAAGTTGTAAAAAGAACAGCTATTCCTATGCTTGTAGCTGCTATTGTTAATGTGATTATGACTTATATTTATCTATAA
- a CDS encoding anaerobic C4-dicarboxylate transporter family protein has protein sequence MDVIFILEFFIIFSMIAIGGRYGGIGLGVAGGLGMCILVLVFGMQPASLPVSVVFIILAVITCVSVLQSAGGLDLLVKIAEKILKKKPQAIVFMGPLISSAFTIFCGTTYVAFSIYPVIAEVAADAKIRPERALSVSVVAAGIGVIASPMSAATAAMVAVLAFSGTTIVQILIVSLPAFFIGVFLACLSVLKRGKELEQDEEFQKRVRAGEYHFLSEDLQNKDSEHDPMAKRSLYIFALGILTIIFFGTFTNLLPHYEFANGKIERLSTPNLIQMIMLATACLIMLFAKVPANKLGEASVFRSGLIGVVGVFGIAWMTGTFFETYKPLFSDSLSHIVEDYPYLFGVALFAFSMVIFSPSATVAALMPLGVSLGIPPQILIVLYPCVSGDFIVPGANQIACVAFDRTGTTKIGKFVINHSYLRPGFVLIVSATIAGYFISKLVF, from the coding sequence ATGGATGTTATTTTTATATTAGAATTTTTCATTATTTTTTCTATGATAGCCATAGGTGGTAGATATGGCGGTATAGGACTTGGGGTTGCAGGTGGGCTTGGTATGTGTATTTTAGTTTTGGTCTTTGGTATGCAACCAGCTTCACTTCCTGTGAGTGTTGTGTTTATTATACTTGCTGTGATTACTTGTGTGAGTGTTTTGCAAAGTGCAGGCGGACTTGATTTGCTAGTAAAAATAGCAGAAAAAATTCTAAAGAAAAAACCTCAAGCTATTGTTTTTATGGGACCTTTGATTAGCTCTGCTTTTACGATTTTTTGCGGTACTACTTATGTAGCTTTTTCTATTTATCCAGTGATTGCTGAAGTGGCAGCTGATGCTAAAATTCGTCCCGAAAGAGCGCTTTCAGTTTCAGTTGTAGCAGCAGGTATTGGTGTTATAGCTTCACCTATGAGTGCAGCTACTGCTGCTATGGTGGCTGTTTTAGCTTTTAGCGGTACAACGATAGTACAAATTTTAATAGTAAGTTTGCCAGCCTTTTTTATAGGTGTGTTTCTTGCTTGTTTGAGTGTTTTAAAAAGAGGAAAAGAGCTTGAGCAAGATGAGGAATTTCAAAAAAGAGTAAGAGCGGGAGAATATCATTTTTTAAGTGAAGATTTACAAAATAAAGATAGTGAGCATGATCCTATGGCTAAAAGATCTTTATATATTTTTGCTTTAGGGATTTTAACTATTATTTTCTTTGGTACTTTTACAAATTTATTACCTCATTATGAGTTTGCAAATGGTAAAATAGAAAGACTTTCCACTCCAAATTTAATCCAAATGATCATGCTTGCAACAGCTTGTTTGATTATGCTTTTTGCTAAAGTTCCTGCCAATAAGCTTGGTGAAGCTTCGGTATTTAGATCAGGACTTATAGGAGTTGTAGGGGTTTTTGGTATAGCTTGGATGACAGGAACATTTTTTGAAACTTATAAGCCTTTATTTAGTGATTCTTTATCGCATATTGTAGAGGATTATCCGTATTTATTTGGGGTGGCTTTATTTGCCTTTTCTATGGTGATTTTTTCTCCTTCAGCAACAGTAGCTGCTTTGATGCCTTTGGGTGTGAGTTTGGGAATTCCTCCTCAAATTCTTATTGTGCTTTATCCTTGTGTGAGCGGAGATTTTATAGTGCCAGGAGCTAATCAAATAGCATGTGTGGCTTTTGATAGAACAGGTACAACAAAAATAGGTAAATTTGTGATCAATCACTCTTATTTAAGACCAGGTTTTGTTTTGATTGTTAGTGCAACTATTGCAGGTTATTTTATCTCTAAGCTTGTATTTTAG
- the metC gene encoding cystathionine beta-lyase, with translation MNNKTKLIHLGRGDQNAEVRSVNPTLMRASTILFKDHATWQKYRELRKTDRVLSYGARGTATNFELEKLICALEGGHRAQLFPTGLAALAMVLLNYASKDAHFLITDAIYGPVRTICDLFLTKMGVEIDFLKADASDVEEKIKPNTKLILCESPGSILYEIIDLPKLCEIAHKHNIPVAIDNTYSSGYFLNPLELGVDISVIAATKYLSGHSDVTMGIVVINEKEWKNFDKLPEALGFTTSPDDAYLVLRGMRTLDVRMKAHEKSADEIVEFLQSRKEVKTIFYPKLKTHPNHEVFMRDHKGANGMVTIEFADGISKEQAIKFVDNLEYFSIGASWGGYESLATVTTPPRTATDWSARGPFVRFHIGLEDSKDLIADLKQAFEKINFKG, from the coding sequence ATGAACAACAAAACTAAATTAATCCACCTAGGAAGAGGTGATCAAAATGCTGAAGTAAGATCAGTTAATCCAACTTTAATGCGTGCATCAACCATACTTTTTAAAGATCATGCAACTTGGCAAAAATACCGCGAGCTAAGAAAAACAGATCGTGTTTTAAGTTATGGTGCTAGAGGAACAGCAACTAATTTTGAACTTGAAAAACTAATTTGTGCGCTTGAAGGTGGCCATAGAGCGCAACTTTTCCCAACAGGACTTGCAGCACTAGCTATGGTGCTTTTAAATTATGCTAGCAAAGATGCTCATTTTTTAATTACTGATGCTATTTATGGACCTGTTAGAACGATTTGTGATTTGTTTTTAACTAAAATGGGTGTAGAAATTGACTTTTTAAAAGCTGATGCTTCTGATGTAGAAGAAAAAATCAAACCAAACACAAAATTAATCCTTTGTGAAAGCCCAGGTTCTATACTTTATGAAATCATAGATTTACCAAAACTTTGTGAAATTGCGCACAAACATAACATACCAGTAGCGATTGATAATACTTATTCAAGTGGGTATTTTTTAAATCCACTTGAGCTTGGTGTGGATATTTCAGTGATTGCAGCGACTAAGTACTTAAGTGGGCATTCAGATGTTACTATGGGTATAGTAGTGATTAATGAAAAAGAATGGAAAAATTTTGATAAATTGCCAGAAGCTTTAGGATTTACTACAAGCCCTGATGATGCTTATTTAGTGCTTCGTGGTATGAGAACTTTAGATGTAAGAATGAAAGCTCATGAAAAAAGTGCGGATGAGATAGTAGAGTTTTTACAAAGTAGAAAAGAAGTTAAAACAATCTTTTATCCAAAATTAAAAACTCATCCAAACCATGAAGTTTTTATGCGCGATCATAAAGGTGCTAACGGTATGGTAACGATTGAATTTGCAGATGGTATTTCTAAAGAACAAGCCATTAAATTTGTAGATAATTTAGAGTATTTTTCAATCGGTGCAAGCTGGGGTGGATATGAGAGTTTAGCTACTGTTACTACTCCTCCAAGAACCGCGACAGATTGGAGTGCTAGAGGCCCTTTTGTGAGATTTCATATAGGTCTTGAGGATAGTAAGGATTTGATTGCTGATTTAAAACAAGCATTTGAAAAAATAAATTTTAAAGGATAA
- a CDS encoding MmgE/PrpD family protein, with protein sequence MYLSEKLAEFIANLDYETIPSEVKQRAKELMLDALGTALAAKNEACVLNATKAFEALSVNPSEKNWSGDKKLDIIYAAMVNAIAAHALDFDDTHTEAILHASAILTPLCLTYGFSVSKDGKKVLKAFIVGWEIAARVGIASKGSFHKRGFHTTAIAGIFGSVAANCVLLDLNREQIINALGLAGSFASGVNEFLSNGSNSKVLHIANALKNGILVANFAKANMSGPLSIFEGRDNIFRTFGLEDECDKNELCKGLNEIWQVMQVSLKPYPSCHFAHGLIDCAMSLRSDGLKAQDIKSIHCFVDEVPISFICDPIEAKYTPQSAYAAKFSMPFLMALAFFDGKITLKSYEDLNRAELIEFAKKISYEKRKSSGFPKYFPGHLEAVLNDGRIIKKDVLINKGNFDNPLSFDELKDKFLSNASIALSLEKADELVKKLQNLENLNDFDF encoded by the coding sequence ATGTATTTAAGTGAAAAACTAGCCGAATTTATCGCAAATTTAGACTATGAAACTATTCCTAGTGAAGTAAAACAAAGAGCAAAAGAGCTTATGCTTGATGCACTAGGAACAGCCCTAGCTGCTAAAAATGAAGCTTGTGTTTTAAATGCGACTAAGGCCTTTGAAGCTTTAAGTGTAAATCCTAGTGAAAAAAATTGGAGTGGGGATAAAAAGCTTGATATAATTTATGCTGCGATGGTAAATGCTATTGCAGCACATGCCCTTGATTTTGATGATACTCATACTGAAGCTATTTTGCACGCTAGTGCTATTTTAACTCCGCTTTGTTTAACTTATGGATTTAGTGTAAGTAAAGATGGAAAAAAAGTTTTAAAAGCCTTTATTGTTGGTTGGGAAATTGCTGCTAGAGTGGGTATAGCAAGCAAAGGAAGTTTCCATAAACGTGGCTTTCATACTACAGCTATAGCGGGAATTTTTGGTAGTGTAGCTGCAAATTGTGTTTTACTTGATTTAAACAGAGAGCAAATCATCAATGCGTTAGGTTTAGCAGGAAGTTTTGCAAGTGGGGTAAATGAGTTTTTATCTAATGGATCTAATTCCAAAGTTTTACATATAGCTAATGCTTTGAAAAATGGAATTTTAGTAGCAAATTTCGCAAAAGCTAATATGAGTGGTCCTTTGAGTATATTTGAAGGAAGGGATAATATTTTTAGAACTTTTGGCTTAGAAGATGAGTGTGATAAAAATGAACTTTGTAAGGGTTTGAATGAAATTTGGCAAGTAATGCAAGTTTCGTTAAAACCTTATCCAAGTTGTCATTTTGCACATGGACTTATTGATTGTGCTATGAGTTTAAGGAGCGATGGCTTAAAAGCACAAGATATTAAAAGTATACATTGTTTTGTAGATGAGGTGCCAATTTCATTTATCTGTGATCCAATAGAAGCAAAATACACTCCACAAAGTGCTTATGCGGCCAAGTTTTCCATGCCTTTTTTAATGGCTTTAGCATTTTTTGATGGTAAAATTACTTTAAAATCTTATGAAGATTTAAATAGAGCTGAACTAATAGAATTTGCTAAAAAAATTAGCTATGAGAAGAGAAAATCTAGCGGTTTTCCTAAATACTTTCCAGGGCATTTAGAAGCTGTTTTAAATGATGGAAGAATAATTAAAAAAGATGTACTGATTAATAAAGGAAATTTTGATAATCCTTTAAGTTTTGATGAATTAAAAGATAAATTTCTTTCTAATGCTAGCATAGCACTTTCTTTAGAAAAGGCTGATGAATTAGTCAAAAAGCTTCAAAATTTAGAAAATCTAAATGATTTTGATTTCTAG